TTTTTTCCATCAAGCAGCGCAAGTGCTTGGTCGGGAAAACTTCACCGGCGAAAATAATGGCGCGGAGCTTCGAGAAATCGACTTTCTCCATTTGGCCGTGATTGAGCATGTGAACCCATGCCGAGGGCACGGAATACCACACCGAGATGCGTTGCTGTGAAATCCATTCCGCGAGCTTGACCGGAAATTTCGCCGTTTCTGCCGGCACCAAACAAAGCGTCGCGCCGGCTTTGATTGCCGCAAAAATGTCGAAAATTGACAGATCAAAATGCAGCGGCGCATGATTGGAAACACGATCTTCCGGCTGAACCTTGATCATGCCATGCGCCCAATTAATGAAAGTAAACGCATTAAGGTGCGAGATCATCACGCCCTTGGGGTCGCCGGTCGAGCCCGAGGTGTAAAGAATGTAAGCCAAGTCGGTTTCAATGCTCTTGAGTTCCGGCGCCGTGCCCGGCGCTCGCATAACCTTCTCCCACGGCATGACTTCGAGACCGGCTGGGGCTGCCGAGAACGGGACAACATCCGTGAGAATGACGCGTCGCAATGGGCTCTCGCCGTCGAGCATTTGCGCCACGGCTTCCATTTTATAGGCGGCACTGAGCAGGCATTGAATGCCGCAATTTTTAATGATGTAACTCAGACGCTTGACCGGCGCATACGGATCGAGCGGCACGTAAACCGCATCGGCTTTCAAAATGCCAAAGATGCTGATGATCGCCGGGATGGTTTTATTGAGATAAATGCCGACGCGATCGCCGCGCTGCACGCCGCTCATTTTTAAAGCATGCGCCAGCCGGTTGCTCAGCTCATCCAGCGCGGCATACGAGAGCGCATCGTTTTGAAAAACCACTGCCGCTTTTTCGGGATAGCGCGGCGCGGTCTCCATGAGCAGTTGCGGTAAAATGTAGGCCATGGGTCTACTTTTCGTTTGTGGTTACGCCTTGAGGCGTGGAAGTTTGAATTTGCACAAAAGTTTGTGACGTGAAAGAGGTTTTTTCTCAAATTCATTCGCCCAACGCCTGAAGGCGAGACTACGAGCCTCTTTCGTTTGTCGTATCGCCTTGAGGCGTGGAAGTTGGGATGACCACAAAAGCTTGTGATTCCAACGAAGCTTTTTGCCAATTCATTCGCCCGACGCCTGAAGGCGAAACGACGAACTACAATCCCAAGTGCCTCGCAATGATGTTCCGCTGAATCTCCGAGGTGCCCGAATAGAGCACGCCGCCGAAAGAGTCGCGCAAATCGCGCTCGAGCTCATATTCGGTCATAAACCCATAGCCGCCGTGGATGCGGATGGCATCCATGCATGAGGCGACCCACGATTCGCTCAAATAAAGCTTGGCAAGCGCCGCGTCCATCGGGCATTTGCCGAGTGTTTTCTTTTTCCACGCCACTTGATAGAGCAGCAATCGCGAGGTTTCCAGGCGCAATTTCATATCGACCAGGCGATTGGCGACCGACTGAAATTTGCCGATGGGCTTGCCGAATTGCTTGCGCTCCTTGGCGTAGCGAATGCAGCGCTCGAGCTGATATTCCATGGCGCCGACGTAGTTGGCCAAAATTGCGCTGCGCTCCCATTCCATCGAGGCGTTGAAAATATTGGCGCCGAAGCCTTCACGGCCGAGCCGCCATGCGGCGGGGATTTTGCAATCGTCGAAAAACAGTTCGCCAATCGGCGAGGTGCGCAAGCCCATTTTGCTCATGCTGGGGCCGATGCGAAATCCCGGCGTGCCCTTTTCCACGAGAAAGGCGGTGACACCCATGAAACCTTTGGCGCGATCCACGGTGGCGAAAACCACAAAAACTTCTGCGACCGGGCCGTTTGACACAAAAGTTTTTGAGCCGTTGAGCACGTAACAGTCGCCCTGGCGCACGGCGGTGGTGGTGAGGCTGAAGGCATCGGAGCCGGCGCCCGGCTCGCTCATGCCGTGGCCGCCGATGAGGTCGCCGCTGATCAAACGCGGCAAATATTTTTGCTTTTGCTCGTCGGTGCCAAATTCCCAAATCGGCATTTGCACGCTCCACATCTGCGCGTTGATGCCGAAGACCAAACCGCTGTCGCGGCAGCCGTAGCCGAGGCCTTCCATCGCCAGCATGGTGGTGATGATGTCGGCCTCATGGCCGCCGTAGGCTTTTGGAAACGGCAAGCCCTGCACACCGAAGCTGGCGCACTTTTTCCAGTTCTCTTTGGAGAACGCGCCCTCCTTGTCGCGCCGGATGAGGTCGGCGTTCAGCTCGTGCTGCGCGAATTGGATGATTTCCTTTTTGAGGGCGAGCTGCTCGTCGGTAAACGAAAAGTCCATCGAAACTCCGCGTCGGAATTTTAGGTACAGCCAAAGAATTAATCTTGCAACGAAAAGGGAACCGCGACGAAAAAAGCTAAATTTTATCGCTCACAGAATTGGAACACAGAAATTTATCTTGAAACTTTTTTTCTATGAGAGTTCGATTTCTGTGAGCCAAGAGCTTTTGCTTCTTGCAAAGATTATTTTAAAGAGCCTCTTGGCTCATGGCCACTGGGACTTCAATAGCACGGCCGTCAGTTTCATCGCCCAGGGCTGGCGGCGCGCCGATTTGCAGCTCGTACAGCTCGCGATATTCGCGGCAGTTTTGCATCAATTCTTCATGCGTGCCAAAGCCGGCGAGCCGGCCGTGTTCGAGCACCAAAATCTTGTCGGCGCGCGCGAGGGTGGAAAAGCGATGGGCGATCATAAACGTGGTTTTGCCCCGGGTCAGCTCGTCGAGCGCCTGGTGAATTTTGGCCTCGGCTCTGGCGTCCAGCGCGGTGGCCGGCTCGTCGAGAATGAGAATCGGGGTGTTGCGAATGATGGCGCGCGCGATGTTGAGGCGCTGTTTCTGGCCGCCGGAAAGGTTGTCGCCGCCTTCGTAAATTTCGGTGTCGTACCCCTCCGGCATTTCCATGATGAAATCATGTGCTTGCGCCAATTTGGCGGCCTGCACGATTTCCTCTTCGGTGGCGTCGAGCTTGCCGAAACCGATGTTGTAGCGGATCGTCTGGTTGAACAGATTGGCCTCCTGCAACAGGATGGTCACTTGCGCGCGCAGCGATTGCAGCGTCAGCTCGCGCAGGTCATGGCCGTCAATCAAAACCTGTCCTTTTTGCGGATCATAAAAACGCAGGAGCAGGCTGACAAGTGTCGATTTGCCGGCGCCGCTGTGGCCGACGAGCGCCACGGTTTCTCCCGGCTCGACGATGAAGCTGAGATTCTTGAGCACCTCGCCGCCCTTTTGGTAACTGAAGCTGACGTTGCGAAATTCAACGCGGCCGGCAAATGGCGGCGCCGGAATCGCATGCGGCGAATCTTCGATGACCATGTCACATTCGACCAACTCCAGGATGCGGTCACCGGCCACCTGTGATTTGGCGATCTCGACCATCATGCTGGCAAATTTTTCGATCGGGCCATAAAGATTTCTTAAATATGCGGCGAACAGCACCAGGGTGCCGGCCGAGAGTGCGCCGTCCAGAGCCAGGCTGCCGCCGTAGTAAACCACCACGGTGGTTCCGGCCGCAGCCAAAATGTCGTTGGTGCGTTTGAACACTTTGGAAAGGCGCATGGCCTCGATGCCGGATTCCAGGCTTTGACGATTCTCCCACTCGAAGCGGGCCTGCTGCAAGTCTTCGCGCCCATAAGCCTGCACCAGGGACATGGCGGTGACGTTTTCGGAAATGATCGAGGTCACTTCGCTCTCTTTGCTGCGCTTTTTGCGGGTGGCGCTTTGCACGCCGATGCCAATGCGCCGCTGAAAATAATAGATGAGTGGAATCACGCTGAAAGCGAGCAGGGCCAGGCGCCACTCCAGCACCATCATCAGGCTGACGTGTGTGCCGATCATGAGCAGACGATAGATGAGATTCTCCGGCACCATGATCAAAATCGTTTTGAGGTCGCGAATGTCCGAAGTCAGCCGGTAAATCAGATCGCCGCTGCGGGCGGACTCGTGAAAGGACAACGACAGCCTCTGCAGATGGCCAAAGATGTGCTGGCGCGCATCGGCGGTAATCATTTCGCCGACGCTGAGGATTCCGACTTTGTGCATATAGGAGACGATGCTGTCGAGAAAACGAAGGGCCACGAAGGCCACCACCAAAACGGCCAGGAGCAGCTCGGCATTGGTGCCGAACCATTGATTGAGAAAGTCGACACGCGCCGGCAGCGGCTTTTCCAGGATGACATGGTCAAGGATGAGCTTCAGCGGCCACGGGGTGAACAACGCCACGACGATGGTCATCATCAGCCCGGCGTACGCGGTCGCCAGCATCTTCCAATGCTTTTTGTAATAGCGCCCAAAAACTTTGTACAGCCGGAACAGCGTTTTGTAGCTGACGTGTTCGCGGGCGTATTCCTGCGGTGAAAAATCCTCGTAACTATTATGGCGTCGTTTTCCCATTGTGTGCCTCAATCTTGCTTCAACCATGCGTGATTGCAAAACTTCATGCCATCTCCATAACCTTCGCCGGCTCGAGTTGGCCATTGCCGCCGTTGGCCGCAGCGGTCTCCGCTGCCAGCTCGCGCTGCCAGCCGAATTGCAATTCATAAAGCTCGCGGTAGGACGGGCTTTGCCGCAGCAATTGCTGGTGCGTGCCCACATGCGCCAGTTGGCCTTCTTCCAGCAGCAGAATTTTGTCGGCGTTGACGATGGTTGAAAATTTATGGGCAATGATAAAAGTCGTCTTGCCGCGGGTGAGATGCTGAATGGCGAGGTTGACCTTCGCCTCGGCTTTGGCATCCAGGCCGGTGACCGGCTCGTCCAAAATGACGATCGGGGTGTTGCGAATGATGGCGCGCGCGATATTAATGCGCTGCTTTTGGCCGCCGGAAAGGTTGTCGCCGCCTTCATACATCATGGTGTCGTAGCCTTCGGGCATTTGGCAGATGAACTCGTGCGCTTCCGCGCGCCTGGCGGCGTTGATAATTTCCTCCTCGGTCGCGTCCTTTTTGCCAAAGGCAATGTTTTCGCGCACAGTCTGGCGAAACAGCATGGCGTCCTGCAACAGGATCGTCATCTGCTCGCGCAGCGATTTGATCGTGAACTGGCGAATATCCGTGCCGTCAATGAGAATTTGCCCCTGCTGCGGGTCGTAAAAGCGCAGCAACAGGCTGATCAGCGTGGATTTGCCGGCGCCGCTATGGCCGACCAGGGCGACGGTCTCTCCGGGTTCGACGACGAAATTGAGATGTTTCAAAACGTTCTGGCCGCGTTTATAGGCGAAACTGACGTCGCGAAATTCGATCCGGCCTTTAAAGGCCGGCGCCGGAATGGCCTTCGGCTGGTCGCGAACCACCATGTCGTTCTCAACCAAATCAAGCAGGCGCTCGGCGGAAACTTGCGATTGGGCCAGTTTGATAAAAAGGCCGCTGAATTTGTCAAAGGAGCCGTAAACATCGCGCAAATAGGAGACGAACAAAACCAACGTGCCGGCGGTGATGTCGTCTTGCAGCGCGTAGCGGCCACCGAAATAAAGCACGCCCGCTGTGCTCATGGTGACCAAAAAGTCGGTAATGCGGCTGTAGGTTTTGTGAAAGCGCAGTGCGTTCAGTTGGGCGTCCAGGCTTTGTTGAACTTCGACGTTGAAACGGGAGCGCTCGGTGTCTTCGCGGCCATACGCCTGCACCAAGGCCATCGCCGTGACGTTTTCGCCGACAATGGAGGCGACCTCGCCTTCGCGCTCGCGTTTTCGGCGGATCGCGCCCTTCATGCTGGCGCCGAAATATTTGGTAAACAGATAAATCAGCGGCACGGTGCTGAGCGCAATCAGGCCCAGGCGCCAATCCAACGCCAGCATGATGGCGGCATACGCGCCAAAGGTGACGATGCGCTGGGTGAAGTCCTGTGGAAAATCGATCATGATGGCGCTCATCTCCTTGGCGTCGGAAGTCAGGAGATAAACCAAATTGCCGGAGCGCGCGGAGTCATGAAACGACAGGGACAGCCTTTGCAGGTGCGCGAAAACCCGCTCGCGGATGTCGGCGTTGATGCGGTCGCCGGTGCTGGAAACGTAAAACTTGTTGATGTACGAAAAGACCGCTTCCAAAACGGCCAGGACAACGATGGCCAGCGCCAGCACCAGCAACAGCAGCTTGGGGTCGATGTCGAAGATTGGCTTCAAGAAAGCCACATTGTGCTCCAGCGGCTCGTCAAGGATCAGATGATCCAAAATCAGCTTGAGCGGCCAGGGCGCCAGCACGGCAACGCCAATGGTGGCAAACAGGAACAAATACGCCACCGTCAGAATCTTCCAGTATTTTTTGTAATGCCGTCCAAAAACTTTGTAGGTTTTAATCAGGCCTTTGAGATCGAGCTTCTCGCGCTCTTTCTTTTTGGCCTTCTGCCGCATTTTGGACAAATCGTCAAACAGTTTCATCGCAAAAAAGCAAGGGCTTTGGGCTCACAGAAATCGACCTCTCACAGAAAAAAATTCACTTCAGTGAGAGCGCCATTTTGGTGAGCGAGTCATTCTTTTGGTTGCCCCGCAGGGCGGGGTCCGCTTTGTGTTATTATTTTTCATATTGCCAAAACTCGCAATATTCCGGCATCAAGTCAAAGGTGCGTTGGGCCTCGGCCAGCAGTTTTTTGTCGGTTTCAAATTTCCAGCGATGAATTCTTTTCGCCGTAATGCCGCTGCCGTGCAACTCAAACTCGCCAACGCGCAAAGGATTGGCGGCGTTGAACGCGCCGATCTTGCCGACGCGGCCGATGACGCTGCCGACAAAAGCTTTAACCTGCTCAAAAACCGCCGGCGACGCGCAAAAGTCTTCATATTTAACCTTGAGACAATCGGCGCTCTCAAACATGGCGAGTTGCTGGCGGAATTCATAGTTTAAACCGTCGGCAACCGCTTCCGGGCAGAAAACGCCTTCCGCAGAAAAAATGCCGGACCACTTGACGTTGCCATGCTTGACCTTGTCGTGCAGCGAAAGGTAAATATCACGTGGGTCGCGCGCGGTCAACAAAATCTTCATGTCCGGAAACAGGCGCAACAGCCGGCGCCAGCGGTCGTGGCGAATCTCCTTGACACCAATTTGCCCAATCAGCGGTGCCAGCCGTGGAATCAACTCGTTTTTGAACGCTTCCGGAATAAGCTTTCTTTTGCTCCACCAGCGCCGCTCAAAGTCAATCAGATCGATGCCGTACTGCAAAAATAATTCGACGTCACTGTCATGCACCGAGAAGCGATTTTCCGCCACACGCGGCTCGCGGAAGATGAACGAGTGCGGCAATAAAGTCAGCGCTTCGCTCAAAACGGTCGAGCCGCTGCGGCGCAGCCCGGCAATGTAAATGAACGGCCGCTGCATTTTTTTATGCGATGTTGTTCAAAAGGCTTTGTTAAATCAATCGAGCCAATTTTCTTAATCTTCGGTTTTTTGCTTTTTTCCGCTTTCAAGCAAGCAAAATGTTGCCGGTCTCGAGAAGCTGCCGCACCTGTTGACGCCAATCGGGACCTGCTGGCGCGCGAGCGCAGATCACCGCTCGGCGCAAATATGCAAAAGCCTGATAGGCTCGCAATCCAGTGAGCATCTGGTGAGACCGGCTTTTTAAATAATTTTCCAAAAACTGTTTCGCCAACCTCTCATGGTCCGGCCCGAAGTACACTTGCAGGGTGACCAGGAAATTGCCGAGATCCAACGCCGGGTGCGAAAGGCAAAAACCGTCAAAATCAATGAACCAGGCACGCGCTTCCGCAATGAATATTTGCGCGAGATTCAAGTCACCATGCACCGGGCAAATCGGGGCGTCCTGCAGCGTTCCATCCTTTGCCAACCCGGCGAGCAGGCGCTCCACCAGCGGCGCCGACTCGGGACATGAGGCCATCAAAACTTCGGGGCCGGGATGGCAATATTTGCGAAGATGGTCGTCCAGCCCTCTTTTTTCGCTTGTTGAAACCGCCAGACCGTGAAGCGCCGCCAAATTCTCGGCGACAGCGCGGACGGCGACGGACAAATCTTCATTCATCCCAAAATCGGCCAGCCGTCGCCCAGGGACGCGGCTTTGCAGAACCATGCCGATCTCCGGCAAACAGGCCAATGGCTCAGCCATGCCGAAACTGATGCCGGCGGCGGCCGCCGCCTCCCAAAGCTGGCGCAGGTTTTCAAAAATGATCCGGCCGCGATCTTTGCGATAGATTTTGCCGATAACCCGCCGTCGCAGCGGCGCCTTGCCGTCCGCCTCCAGGCTGTATTCAATGACGCAACGCTTGCCCGGCGCATGCTTCAAGATCTGGTGATGGACCCGAAGATTGCCGCCGCCCTTAAATGAGTGTGGCAAAGCTGACGCGAGCAGCCGGCGCATCTCTTCATCGTTCAGGGCGCATGCCAAGCCCGGCAGCTTGCGGTCGGTCACCGCAATTTCGTTGGCGGCTGTCATCATCACATCAGGCGAGGCCGGTCGGGCCGATCCGGGCGCTGGCTGCGATCGGGCCGGTCGCCGCGATCACGGCGATCCGGACGGTGGTCGAAACCTTCGATCTCGGTCTTTTCGCTGGCAACGACGGGAATGCCGAGAACGTGCAAGGTTTTCGTCGCCGGATCGATTTGGGTGATATCGCCCTGCAATTCCTCGATGCTGAAGCCTTTCGATTCTTGCAGCTTGACTTTCAGTGGACGAAAGCCTTCGGCCGCTGCAAACGTTCCCTTGAGCTTGACGACGTCGCCCACCTTGAGATCTTTCAAGGCGATGCTTTGGCGTTGCACGTTCTTGATCTCGACGCCGTTGGTCAGCGCAAATTCACGGTTCAGCACGTGCAGCGTGTTCTTTTGCAGATCGAGGCTTTGCACCTTGCCCTCGATGGCGACCTGCTCATCGGGAGGCTTGACACTGACTTCCAGGGCGAGAAAGTTGCCGCTCTTATCGGCTTTGCCCTTCACTTTCACGCGCTGGCCGATTTTGAGCGTGTTGAAACCGATAATTTCACCCATAAGCGTTTCTCCTTAAATTTAATTGACTCTTTATGGTTCGTATTTAAAACTCGGGCGCCGCCCTCAACCGCGTTCGTCATCGCGGCCTTCGCTTTCGATGTTGGTCTTTGGCGTCATCAAGATGGTGACACCATTGACGGTCAAGGTCTTATTCTCAGGCGAAATTTTTTCGACGATGCCTTCGATTTCTTCGATGTTAAAGTCCATTTTTTCGCCGAGAGTAATTTTCCTCAGGATGAATCCTTCCCGTTGGTGATAAACGCCTTTCAACTTGGCCATGTCGCCCGGCTGCAACGCGCTGGCACTCACGCGTTTGCTGTCGAGGTCCTTGATCTCGACGCCGTCGTGCACCAGCACCTTCTGATCAAAAATATGCAGATAGCGGCCGGCTGGGTCGACATGCTGGATCAAGCCTTCCAGCTTGGCCTCATCTTCCGCCGCCGGCTCACAAGTGACTTCGACGGCGAGAAAGCCGCGGCCGTCACGATGTTGGCCGCTGATTTTTACCTGCTGCCCGACGCGAAGATCGGAAAACCCATTGAGTTGCTGCATAGGATGATCACTTGGCTTGATTTGTTTTTAAGGTTTCATTTATACCAATTCCATCTCTTCCACGTCTTCACTCATCGCGGCGTTGGTGAAATCGCCCGGCATCGCGCGAGGCCAACCGCCTTTTCCAACCAGATCGATGCAGGTGACGCCCTGCTCGATCATGCGGTTGACTTTCCGGCGCCAACCTTCTTCTTGCGTGCGCAGGCATTTGCAGGCCCGGCGCAAATGCGTCAACCCTTCGTAAAGCAAAATGCGCTGGGAAATTTCCTGATCCATGATGGAAAAATATTCCTCCAGGAAAACCGCGATCAGGGTGGCGACCTCGGGATTTTTCTTCACCTTGCCCCGCATAAACACCAGCAGGTTGCCCAGGTCCGAGGCCGGGTCGCCGTAGCTGAGCGCATCAAAATCAATGAGCCAGACATGGCCGTTTTCCAGATGAATTTGTCCCAAATGAAAATCGCCATGGATGGGGGTGAGCTTGGCATTGGCAATGAGATCGGCTTCGATCTTTTTGGCGGTGTCGACGATGTAGTCGATGCGCGATTCCAGTTCCGGGCACGCCAGTGCCAGAAACGGGTAACGCGGATGGCACCGCAGCAGGTGGTCTTTGACGAGAAACGGCTTGTCCAGGCGCAAGGGACACTGGTGCAGCTTGGCGATGGTGCGGGCCAACTGCCGGAAGTGCTCCGGGTTGTGATGCTGTTTGATCAAGGTTTTGAGCGGCAACCCCGGCACTTCTTCCTGAAAGAGCATGCAAAGGGGTGAGGAAAAATAAAGCGGTTCGGGAATGCTGATGCAATCGGCCGCGTGGCGGTTGAAACCGTTTGCCCACAGTTGTTTCATGGTGGCATAGACGCGCTCGCCGCGGTTGGCTTTGTAAACCTTGCCGATGACGCGCCATTCGCGCCGCCGCCGCAACTGCGGATCATAAGTATCGATGATGTAGCGAATGACGCAACGCTGGTTGCGCCGGCGGATGACTTCCAGATCGAGATGGCGCACCTCCAGCTTGTCATCCCAATGCTCTTGGACGAGGGAGGCAAAAGTGTGGTACATGCGCCGGGCGTCGAGAGCGGCGTCCAGCGTGTAAAGCTTGTCGCGAAAAAGCGGAACCGCAGGTGCAGATGACATGTTGCTACCCTCAAAGTTAAAACCACCACCACCCCACCCAGGCCCGCAGGCCTCATCAAAATTGATGTCAACCACAGTTTAAATTGAGAGTGCCAATGCCGCCATCCTACGCGACAACAGCACGAGTTGTTTTCAAGAGCGCATTTCCCCCGGCGCCGGCGAGGGCGCGGCACAACAGTGCACTGATTTGTTCGACATTGCGTTTGGCGTCAAAATCACGCTCGACCTTGGCGCGCCCGGCCGCGCCGAGACGCTGCGCCAACTGGGGCTGCTGCAGCAAGGTCTTGAGGCCCTCGGCCAGGGCCTCCGCGTTCTTTTCCGGCACCAACCAGCCATTGACGCCGTGCTCCACCAATTCCGGTATGCCTGAAATCGCCGTGGACAGCACGGGTATTCCCATGGCCATGGCTTCCACCAGGACATTGGGAATGCCATCGCGGTCACCGTCGTTTTGCACCTCACACGCCAGCGCAAAGACGCCGGCTTGACGATAGTAATGCAGCAACTCGTTTTGCGACATTTGTCGCTTCAGCTCAACGCAATTCTCCAGCCCCAAAGTATGCCGCAAGGCTTCGAGCTGATTTTGCAATGGCCCGCCGCCAATGATATAACAGTAAAAGCTCACTCCCTCCTGCCGCAGCTTGTGCAAGGCGTGCATGAGCACGGCAAATCCTTTCTTGGGCACAAAGCGCCCCACGGAAAGGATAACCGGGCGGCCATTGTGAGCCGGTGCCGTTGCCGGCGCGAACATTTGCAGATCGTTGCCGTGATACACACAAAAAACCCGGGCGTCGTTTCCGCCGACGCGCAAAAGGTAATCACGGTTGAAGCCGGTGCAGGTGACGACGAATTCGGCGCGCCGGATTTTCTCACGCAAAAAATCATGCTCCTGAATGTAAATGTCCTTGGCGTGGGCGCTGAAGCTGTAACGCAAGCCGGTCAACCAACTCGCAAAATAAGCCACCGTCGTCGGGCCGTGGCTGAAATGGGCGTGAAAATGCGCCACCTCGGTGCCGGCCAGACATTTCTCGACGAGATAGGCGGCTTGTGCAAACCTTTTGATCGTCGACGCGCTTCTTTGGCGCAAGCTGCGCCACAGGGCGAAACGACAGGCCTGCCAATACAGCCCCGGCCGGCGCCGCCATAATCTTACATTGGCGCTGATGAATGCGAAAAAGAAGCGCCAAAAATAATCCGGAATGTAAGTCACCGGTGCATGAACCCGGCGAACGCTTTCGTGCACTTTCGTTTCGCCCGGATTGCGCATCGCGAAGATGTGCAACTTGTGGCCAAGCTGCTCCAGCAACAAAATCTCATTGACAATGAACGTTTCGGAGAGCCGGGGATAACCCTTGAGAATGAATCCAACAACTTGATCCGGGCCGCGAACCATAAACCCTGCCTTAAAGTGTTGCGATAAAACGTTCAGGTGGTGGCTAAAACTTGCGCCGCCACTCGCGACGCGCCATTCAAATTCGGCAGCATGGCTTCGTTCATGCCATTGCCATTGCCCAATTTTTGCCAAATCATTTCCGCAAAATTATCCGCGGCCAAGTGCGTTGGGTGAATCGTGCTGAACAGGCCACGCTCAGACATGAGGCGCGAACGGATGCTCTGCTCGGCGCTGGGGCCGGCGCGAGGCACGACAATGGCGCTCTTGCGAAAATGCAAAATCTCGCTGATGGTGTTGTATCCCG
The nucleotide sequence above comes from candidate division KSB1 bacterium. Encoded proteins:
- a CDS encoding amino acid adenylation domain-containing protein, encoding MAYILPQLLMETAPRYPEKAAVVFQNDALSYAALDELSNRLAHALKMSGVQRGDRVGIYLNKTIPAIISIFGILKADAVYVPLDPYAPVKRLSYIIKNCGIQCLLSAAYKMEAVAQMLDGESPLRRVILTDVVPFSAAPAGLEVMPWEKVMRAPGTAPELKSIETDLAYILYTSGSTGDPKGVMISHLNAFTFINWAHGMIKVQPEDRVSNHAPLHFDLSIFDIFAAIKAGATLCLVPAETAKFPVKLAEWISQQRISVWYSVPSAWVHMLNHGQMEKVDFSKLRAIIFAGEVFPTKHLRCLMEKIPQADYFNWYGPTETNVITCYQVKSLAPDQNAPVPIGKACANMEVFALDDEGRLVVDAGVEGELYGRGAGVAQGYWGDPAKTGKLFLRNPLQPHYDDRVYRTGDLVKLDAEGNYLYLGRRDHQVKVQGYRIELGEIETALLSHPEVEEAAVVALQNAEQTTFLKAFVVPRNGRELSVIDLKRHCSKHVPKYMIPEMVEIRQTLPKTSTGKTDKKLLMAEGQPQ
- a CDS encoding acyl-CoA dehydrogenase family protein; its protein translation is MDFSFTDEQLALKKEIIQFAQHELNADLIRRDKEGAFSKENWKKCASFGVQGLPFPKAYGGHEADIITTMLAMEGLGYGCRDSGLVFGINAQMWSVQMPIWEFGTDEQKQKYLPRLISGDLIGGHGMSEPGAGSDAFSLTTTAVRQGDCYVLNGSKTFVSNGPVAEVFVVFATVDRAKGFMGVTAFLVEKGTPGFRIGPSMSKMGLRTSPIGELFFDDCKIPAAWRLGREGFGANIFNASMEWERSAILANYVGAMEYQLERCIRYAKERKQFGKPIGKFQSVANRLVDMKLRLETSRLLLYQVAWKKKTLGKCPMDAALAKLYLSESWVASCMDAIRIHGGYGFMTEYELERDLRDSFGGVLYSGTSEIQRNIIARHLGL
- a CDS encoding ABC transporter ATP-binding protein/permease, with amino-acid sequence MGKRRHNSYEDFSPQEYAREHVSYKTLFRLYKVFGRYYKKHWKMLATAYAGLMMTIVVALFTPWPLKLILDHVILEKPLPARVDFLNQWFGTNAELLLAVLVVAFVALRFLDSIVSYMHKVGILSVGEMITADARQHIFGHLQRLSLSFHESARSGDLIYRLTSDIRDLKTILIMVPENLIYRLLMIGTHVSLMMVLEWRLALLAFSVIPLIYYFQRRIGIGVQSATRKKRSKESEVTSIISENVTAMSLVQAYGREDLQQARFEWENRQSLESGIEAMRLSKVFKRTNDILAAAGTTVVVYYGGSLALDGALSAGTLVLFAAYLRNLYGPIEKFASMMVEIAKSQVAGDRILELVECDMVIEDSPHAIPAPPFAGRVEFRNVSFSYQKGGEVLKNLSFIVEPGETVALVGHSGAGKSTLVSLLLRFYDPQKGQVLIDGHDLRELTLQSLRAQVTILLQEANLFNQTIRYNIGFGKLDATEEEIVQAAKLAQAHDFIMEMPEGYDTEIYEGGDNLSGGQKQRLNIARAIIRNTPILILDEPATALDARAEAKIHQALDELTRGKTTFMIAHRFSTLARADKILVLEHGRLAGFGTHEELMQNCREYRELYELQIGAPPALGDETDGRAIEVPVAMSQEAL
- a CDS encoding ABC transporter ATP-binding protein/permease, whose protein sequence is MKLFDDLSKMRQKAKKKEREKLDLKGLIKTYKVFGRHYKKYWKILTVAYLFLFATIGVAVLAPWPLKLILDHLILDEPLEHNVAFLKPIFDIDPKLLLLVLALAIVVLAVLEAVFSYINKFYVSSTGDRINADIRERVFAHLQRLSLSFHDSARSGNLVYLLTSDAKEMSAIMIDFPQDFTQRIVTFGAYAAIMLALDWRLGLIALSTVPLIYLFTKYFGASMKGAIRRKREREGEVASIVGENVTAMALVQAYGREDTERSRFNVEVQQSLDAQLNALRFHKTYSRITDFLVTMSTAGVLYFGGRYALQDDITAGTLVLFVSYLRDVYGSFDKFSGLFIKLAQSQVSAERLLDLVENDMVVRDQPKAIPAPAFKGRIEFRDVSFAYKRGQNVLKHLNFVVEPGETVALVGHSGAGKSTLISLLLRFYDPQQGQILIDGTDIRQFTIKSLREQMTILLQDAMLFRQTVRENIAFGKKDATEEEIINAARRAEAHEFICQMPEGYDTMMYEGGDNLSGGQKQRINIARAIIRNTPIVILDEPVTGLDAKAEAKVNLAIQHLTRGKTTFIIAHKFSTIVNADKILLLEEGQLAHVGTHQQLLRQSPSYRELYELQFGWQRELAAETAAANGGNGQLEPAKVMEMA
- a CDS encoding sulfotransferase, which produces MQRPFIYIAGLRRSGSTVLSEALTLLPHSFIFREPRVAENRFSVHDSDVELFLQYGIDLIDFERRWWSKRKLIPEAFKNELIPRLAPLIGQIGVKEIRHDRWRRLLRLFPDMKILLTARDPRDIYLSLHDKVKHGNVKWSGIFSAEGVFCPEAVADGLNYEFRQQLAMFESADCLKVKYEDFCASPAVFEQVKAFVGSVIGRVGKIGAFNAANPLRVGEFELHGSGITAKRIHRWKFETDKKLLAEAQRTFDLMPEYCEFWQYEK
- a CDS encoding phosphotransferase, whose translation is MMTAANEIAVTDRKLPGLACALNDEEMRRLLASALPHSFKGGGNLRVHHQILKHAPGKRCVIEYSLEADGKAPLRRRVIGKIYRKDRGRIIFENLRQLWEAAAAAGISFGMAEPLACLPEIGMVLQSRVPGRRLADFGMNEDLSVAVRAVAENLAALHGLAVSTSEKRGLDDHLRKYCHPGPEVLMASCPESAPLVERLLAGLAKDGTLQDAPICPVHGDLNLAQIFIAEARAWFIDFDGFCLSHPALDLGNFLVTLQVYFGPDHERLAKQFLENYLKSRSHQMLTGLRAYQAFAYLRRAVICARAPAGPDWRQQVRQLLETGNILLA
- a CDS encoding DUF5666 domain-containing protein → MGEIIGFNTLKIGQRVKVKGKADKSGNFLALEVSVKPPDEQVAIEGKVQSLDLQKNTLHVLNREFALTNGVEIKNVQRQSIALKDLKVGDVVKLKGTFAAAEGFRPLKVKLQESKGFSIEELQGDITQIDPATKTLHVLGIPVVASEKTEIEGFDHRPDRRDRGDRPDRSQRPDRPDRPRLM
- a CDS encoding DUF5666 domain-containing protein, translated to MQQLNGFSDLRVGQQVKISGQHRDGRGFLAVEVTCEPAAEDEAKLEGLIQHVDPAGRYLHIFDQKVLVHDGVEIKDLDSKRVSASALQPGDMAKLKGVYHQREGFILRKITLGEKMDFNIEEIEGIVEKISPENKTLTVNGVTILMTPKTNIESEGRDDERG